The Halomonas sp. KG2 genome segment GCGATGGCACTGGCAAAAGCTGGTGCGGATGTGGCCGTCGCTGACTTGGATATTGAAATTGCAGAAGAAACGGCTGCTAAGGTCGAAGCGCTTGGCCGCCGTAGTATTGCGCTACAGGTCGATGTTTCGTCCTCCGAATCGGTGCATATGCTGATACAGGCGGTGCAAGAATATTTCGGGCAACTAGATATTGCTGTCAATAACGCAGGAATTATCAGCATTCATTCGGTTGAGGAGCTGTCTGCGCAGGAGTGGGATCGTGTTATGGCGGTCAATGCTAAAGGTACATTTCTGTGTACACAGGCTGAGTTAGAAGTCATGCGGCCACGCCGATATGGGCGGATAGTCAACGTCTCTTCCATCGCTGGCAAGGTTGGGTTTCCTAATCTTTCCCATTATTCCGCTTCTAAGTTTGCGGTCATTGGCTTTACCAATGCTGTCGCTAAGGAAGTCGCATCCGATGGCGTGACAGTGAATGCGCTATGCCCTGGGGTCGTCGGCACTGGTATGTGGCGGGGAGAAGATGGTCTCGCTGGGAGGTGGCGTGAAGAGGGGGAAACTGAGCAGGCCTCCTGGGAGAGACATCAAAAAACCTTACTGCCTCAGGGCGAAGCGCAAACGCCCGAGGATATGGGGCAACTGGTGGTCTATCTGGCTTGCGCTGAACACGTAACTGGACAAGCAATTGCAGTAGATGGGGGATTCTCTCTGTGACCTACAGCAACGACGAAAAGAGCACTATGCAGGCAGCGGTTTGGTATGCAGCGAAAGATCTGCGTGTTGAGCAAATGCCGATACCGACGATTAACGACCCTCATGAGGTAAAAGTTAAGGTGGCGGCGTGTGGTATTTGTGGTAGCGATTTGCATGAATACGCCGCTGGGCCGATTTTTATTCCGGTCGATAAGCCTCACCCCATTAGCGGTGAGCAAGCACCGATTATCATGGGGCACGAATTCGCTGGTGAAGTGGTTGAGGTGGGCGACAAAGTAACCCGGGTGAAAGTGGGCGATCGCGTTGCCATAGAGCCGATCCTTTCACCTAACCAGAACGGTGCTTATCAGATGGAGCGCTACAACCTCACGCCACTATTGGGTTTCCATGGCCTTTCGGGTGGCGGCGGCGGCTTCTCGGAGTTCACCGTGATGGGGGAGCACATGGTGCATAAGCTGCCGGATGACCTCAGCTTCGAGCAAGGGGCACTGGTAGAGCCAGCGGCGGTTGCTTTGCATGCCGTTCGTCAAAGTAGCTTGAAGGCAGGTGATAGCGCAGCAGTATTTGGCGCGGGCCCGATTGGCTTAATGACCATCGAGGCACTAAAAGCGGCAGGCGCCGCGCAAATTTACGCCGTCGAGGTAGCACCTTCACGTAAAGCGAAGGCCGAAGCGCTTGGCGCTATCGTGGTCGATCCGCAGCAAGAAGATGCAGTGGCTAAGCTACAAATGTTGAGCAACGGTGGTGTTGACGTAGCGTTCGAAGTGACCGGCATTCCCGCCGTACTGAATCAGTCCTTGCACTGTACCCACGAAGGCGGAGAAGTGATCGTGGTCAGTATTTGGGAAGGGGAGGCCAGTTTCCATCCCAACGATCTGGTCATTAAAGAGCGTACCATGAAGGGCATTATTGCCTATCGCCATGTTTATCCGGCGGTAATGGCACTCATGCAGCGAGGCTACTTCCGCGCTGAAGATATGGTAACCCAACGCATCCCGCTAGCAGATATTGTTGAAGAGGGATTCGAAGCGCTGTTGAGTGATAAAGCGCAGGTGAAAATAATCGTCACGCCCTAGCGCCGTTGCGGGCAATGACCAAAGGCCATCTTATGATGGCCTTTTTTGATTTAATAATAACGGTTTTTAACTAATTGATAATAAAAAGATAGTTTTTATAATTCATGAAGCGTAAATGTAAAAATAGTGTAACCGA includes the following:
- a CDS encoding SDR family oxidoreductase; the encoded protein is MQLNGKTALVTGGGRGIGQGIAMALAKAGADVAVADLDIEIAEETAAKVEALGRRSIALQVDVSSSESVHMLIQAVQEYFGQLDIAVNNAGIISIHSVEELSAQEWDRVMAVNAKGTFLCTQAELEVMRPRRYGRIVNVSSIAGKVGFPNLSHYSASKFAVIGFTNAVAKEVASDGVTVNALCPGVVGTGMWRGEDGLAGRWREEGETEQASWERHQKTLLPQGEAQTPEDMGQLVVYLACAEHVTGQAIAVDGGFSL
- a CDS encoding 2,3-butanediol dehydrogenase, whose translation is MQAAVWYAAKDLRVEQMPIPTINDPHEVKVKVAACGICGSDLHEYAAGPIFIPVDKPHPISGEQAPIIMGHEFAGEVVEVGDKVTRVKVGDRVAIEPILSPNQNGAYQMERYNLTPLLGFHGLSGGGGGFSEFTVMGEHMVHKLPDDLSFEQGALVEPAAVALHAVRQSSLKAGDSAAVFGAGPIGLMTIEALKAAGAAQIYAVEVAPSRKAKAEALGAIVVDPQQEDAVAKLQMLSNGGVDVAFEVTGIPAVLNQSLHCTHEGGEVIVVSIWEGEASFHPNDLVIKERTMKGIIAYRHVYPAVMALMQRGYFRAEDMVTQRIPLADIVEEGFEALLSDKAQVKIIVTP